A single region of the Glycine max cultivar Williams 82 chromosome 20, Glycine_max_v4.0, whole genome shotgun sequence genome encodes:
- the RAR1-2 gene encoding CHORD superfamily protein, with translation MEKTAVKVRCQRIGCDAMFSEADNPDGSCRYHDSGPIFHDGTKEWSCCKKRSHDFSLFLEIPGCKTGKHTTVKQVITPVKKNTMPSPTAVSSTNASSKESCPRCRQGFFCSNHGSQSKPVNVVGDKAANLAGDVSADNNSSVEAPKPKKIVDINEAQVCKNKGCGQTFKEKDNHDTACNYHPGPAVFHDRMRGWKCCDIHVKEFDEFMSIPPCAKGWHNADPES, from the exons ATGGAGAAGACAGCAGTTAAAGTTCGATGCCAGAGGATTGGGTGCGACGCCATGTTCTCCGAGGCCGACAACCCCGACGGTTCCTGTCGATACCATGATTCG GGA CCTATATTTCATGATGGAACAAAAGAATGGAGTTGTTGCAAGAAAAGAAGTCATGATTTTAGCTTGTTTTTGGAAATTCCAGG ATGCAAGACAGGAAAACATACAACAGTTAAGCAAGTTATTACACCAGTGAAGAAGAACACCATGCCCTCTCCAACTGCTGTTTCTTCTACCAATGCATCATCAAAGGAGTCTTGTCCCAGATGTCGGCAGGGTTTCTTTTGCTCAAATCACG GCTCGCAAAGCAAACCTGTAAATGTTGTTGGAGACAAGGCTGCAAATCTTGCTGGAGATGTCTCTGCTGATAATAATTCAAGTGTTGAGGCTCCGAAACCTAAGAAGATAGTTGATATAAATGAAGCCCAAGTATGTAAAAATAAAGGATGCGGTCAAACTTTCAAGGAAAAGGATAATCATGACACTGCTTGCAACTACCATCCTGGCCCTGCTGTTTTTCATGACCGGATGAGAGGG TGGAAGTGCTGTGATATTCATGTAAAAGAATTTGATGAGTTTATGAGCATTCCTCCGTGTGCAAAGGGATGGCATAATGCGGATCCAGAGTCCTGA
- the LOC100812182 gene encoding xyloglucan galactosyltransferase XLT2, with protein MLPKSVPPAEPQPQTLNTKTTLTSFFTSLLQPRFSPQNPRTWILFTVLFIQILLLCNLRSFPSPSIPPPLPAAADTKRTTNTTGHHSYRTVYHSGSGKVFVYNLPDTFNQQIILNCDNLNPWSSRCDALSNDGFGRAATSLAGILPEDLLPAWHWTDQFVTEIIFHNRLINHKCRVMEPESATAFYIPFYAGLAVGKYLWFNSTAEERDRHCDMMLQWIQDQPFFKRSNGWDHFITMGRITWDFRRSKDRDWGSSCIYKPGIRNVTRLLIERNPWDYFDVGVPYPTGFHPRSKSDVTRWQSFVRERQRHALFCFAGAPRRAFRDDFRAILLSQCRDSGESCRAVNCTGTRCSNGTSAILETFLDSDFCLQPRGDSFTRRSIFDCMVAGSIPVFFWRRTAYLQYEWFLPGEPESYSVFIDRNAVKNGTLTVKNVLERFTKEEVRRMREKVIEYIPRLVYANTKQGLEGVNDAFDVAIEGVFKRIKEQEQPQFHKWK; from the coding sequence ATGCTTCCGAAATCAGTTCCCCCAGCGGAACCCCAACCCCAAACACTTAATACCAAAACCACCCTCACTTCTTTCTTCACCTCCCTCCTCCAACCCCGTTTCTCCCCCCAAAACCCTCGCACATGGATCCTCTTCACCGTCCTCTTCATCCAGATCCTCCTCCTCTGCAACCTCCGTAGCTTCCCCTCCCCCTCAATCCCCCCTCCCCTCCCCGCCGCCGCCGACACCAAAAGAACCACCAACACCACAGGGCACCACTCCTACCGCACTGTTTACCATTCAGGCTCCGGCAAGGTCTTCGTCTACAACCTCCCCGATACCTTCAACCAACAAATTATTCTCAATTGCGACAACCTCAACCCCTGGAGCTCCCGTTGCGACGCCCTCTCCAACGACGGCTTTGGGCGCGCCGCCACCTCCCTCGCTGGAATCCTCCCGGAGGATCTTCTCCCGGCGTGGCACTGGACTGACCAGTTCGTAACCGAAATCATTTTCCACAACAGATTAATAAACCACAAATGTAGGGTTATGGAGCCTGAATCCGCTACGGCGTTCTACATCCCATTCTACGCTGGACTCGCGGTGGGGAAGTACCTCTGGTTCAACTCCACCGCAGAGGAGCGCGATCGCCACTGCGACATGATGCTGCAATGGATTCAGGACCAACCGTTTTTTAAAAGATCAAACGGTTGGGATCATTTTATTACCATGGGCCGCATCACGTGGGATTTTCGCCGCTCCAAGGACAGGGATTGGGGTTCTAGCTGCATCTACAAGCCAGGGATAAGAAACGTCACGCGCCTTCTCATCGAGCGTAACCCTTGGGACTATTTTGATGTAGGTGTTCCCTACCCCACCGGATTCCACCCCCGCTCCAAATCCGACGTCACGCGCTGGCAGAGCTTCGTCCGCGAGCGTCAGCGCCACGCGCTCTTCTGCTTCGCCGGCGCGCCTCGCCGCGCCTTCCGCGACGACTTCCGCGCGATTCTGCTGAGTCAGTGCCGCGACTCGGGTGAGTCGTGCCGCGCCGTGAACTGCACCGGGACGCGGTGCTCCAACGGCACGTCGGCGATTCTGGAAACTTTTCTGGACTCGGATTTCTGCTTGCAGCCGAGGGGGGACAGCTTCACGCGCCGGTCCATTTTCGACTGCATGGTGGCCGGTTCGATTCCGGTTTTTTTCTGGCGGCGAACCGCGTATTTGCAGTACGAGTGGTTCTTACCGGGTGAACCGGAGAGTTACTCGGTTTTCATAGACCGTAACGCGGTGAAGAATGGGACCTTAACCGTGAAAAACGTGCTCGAGAGGTTCACGAAGGAGGAGGTgaggagaatgagggagaaagtGATTGAGTACATTCCGAGGTTGGTTTACGCGAACACGAAACAAGGGTTAGAGGGTGTGAATGATGCTTTCGATGTTGCCATCGAAGGAGTGTTCAAAAGGATTAAGGAACAGGAACAACCGCAGTTTCATAAGTGGAAATAA
- the LOC100305495 gene encoding PLAT domain-containing protein precursor, which translates to MIKQVLLLVLLFLASGLALSVSESESVSLLPHAADSFNVSYIQMKNAGTCSYSVVITTSCSSPRYTRDQISISFGDAYGNQIYAPRLDDPASGTFESCSSDTFQITGPCAYQICYVYLYRSGLDGWKPESVKINGYNGRPVTFYYNTYIPRDTWYGFNLCNGASSSSSYQVSMQKWLIFMVLGFVLSCWL; encoded by the exons atgatcaaacaagttcttcttcttgttctgcTCTTCTTGGCCTCTGGATTGGCCCTCTCAGTCTCAGAGTCTGAGTCTGTTTCTCTTCTGCCTCACGCCGCTGATTCCTTCAATGTTAGCTATATCCAG ATGAAGAACGCTGGGACTTGCTCTTACTCGGTGGTTATAACTACTAGCTGTTCGTCTCCTAGGTATACAAGGGATCAGATCAGTATTTCTTTTGGGGATGCTTATGGCAACCAG ATATATGCGCCAAGACTGGATGATCCAGCTTCAGGTACATTCGAGAGCTGTTCTTCAGATACATTTCAGATAACTGGTCCGTGTGCATATCAGATATGTTATGTGTACCTATATAGATCTGGATTAGATGGCTGGAAGCCTGAAAGTGTGAAAATAAATGGTTATAACGGCAGGCCTGTTACTTTCTATTACAACACATATATCCCCAGAGATACGTGGTATGGATTTAATTTGTGCAAcggtgcttcttcttcttcttcataccAGGTATCTATGCAGAAATGGCTTATATTTATGGTTCTAGGATTTGTTCTTAGCTGTTGGTTGTAA